One window of Quercus robur chromosome 12, dhQueRobu3.1, whole genome shotgun sequence genomic DNA carries:
- the LOC126709803 gene encoding beta-carotene hydroxylase 1, chloroplastic-like isoform X3 yields MATGVSITTSSSIAHRFKHKTYYQVPIPFFKSFPYSLKATPPTLFRRKSFSLRLCFVKEEINTEISQVQKENAVQYVDNDVRNEVTTTSRIVSERLARKTSERYTYLVAAIMSSFGITSMAAMSVYYRFSLQMEGGEIPLVEMFSTFALSVGAAVGMEYWARWAHRALWHASLWPMHESHHRPREGPFELNDVFAMINSVPAIALIFYGFSNQGLVPGLCFGLGLGLTMYGLAYMFVHDGLVHRRFPVGPIANVPYLQRVALAHQLHHSDKFDGVPYGLFLGPKELEKVGGTEALEKEIQRRTNQSKV; encoded by the exons ATGGCAACCGGAGTTTCGATTACTACTTCAAGCTCAATAGCGCACCGTTTCAAACATAAGACTTACTACCAGGTTCCAATTCCCTTTTTTAAATCATTCCCATACTCTCTTAAAGCAACCCCACCAACCCTTTTCCGTAGAAAGAGTTTTAGCTTGAGACTATGCTTCGTCAAGGAAGAGATCAACACAGAGATTAGTCAAGTTCAGAAAGAAAACGCTGTCCAATACGTTGATAATGATGTAAGGAACGAGGTAACAACAACCTCACGTATTGTGTCAGAGAGATTAGCGAGGAAAACATCAGAAAGATATACGTACCTAGTTGCTGCAATCATGTCCAGCTTTGGAATCACTTCCATGGCTGCTATGTCTGTTTATTATAGATTTTCTTTGCAAATGGAG GGTGGAGAAATTCCACTAGTGGAAATGTTCAGTACATTTGCTCTCTCTGTGGGTGCTGCA GTGGGAATGGAGTATTGGGCAAGGTGGGCTCACAGAGCGCTGTGGCATGCTTCATTGTGGCCTATGCACGAG TCCCATCACCGACCAAGGGAGGGTCCTTTTGAGCTCAACGATGTTTTCGCCATGATCAACTCGGTTCCAGCAATTGCTCTTATTTTTTACGGCTTCTCTAACCAGGGTTTGGTTCCAGGACTCTGTTTCGGCCTT GGTTTAGGACTCACAATGTATGGGTTGGCCTACATGTTTGTGCATGATGGACTTGTCCACCGTCGATTTCCAGTTGGGCCAATCGCTAATGTCCCTTATTTACAAAGAGTTGCTTTAGCCCACCAA CTTCATCACTCGGACAAATTTGATGGTGTGCCATATGGGTTATTCTTGGGCCCAAAG GAACTAGAAAAAGTTGGGGGAACAGAAGCGTTAGAAAAGGAAATTCAACGAAGGACTAACCAATCCAAAGTTTGA
- the LOC126709803 gene encoding beta-carotene hydroxylase 1, chloroplastic-like isoform X4 — protein MATGVSITTSSSIAHRFKHKTYYQVPIPFFKSFPYSLKATPPTLFRRKSFSLRLCFVKEEINTEISQVQKENAVQYVDNDVRNEVTTTSRIVSERLARKTSERYTYLVAAIMSSFGITSMAAMSVYYRFSLQMEGGEIPLVEMFSTFALSVGAAVGMEYWARWAHRALWHASLWPMHESHHRPREGPFELNDVFAMINSVPAIALIFYGFSNQGLVPGLCFGLLHHSDKFDGVPYGLFLGPKELEKVGGTEALEKEIQRRTNQSKV, from the exons ATGGCAACCGGAGTTTCGATTACTACTTCAAGCTCAATAGCGCACCGTTTCAAACATAAGACTTACTACCAGGTTCCAATTCCCTTTTTTAAATCATTCCCATACTCTCTTAAAGCAACCCCACCAACCCTTTTCCGTAGAAAGAGTTTTAGCTTGAGACTATGCTTCGTCAAGGAAGAGATCAACACAGAGATTAGTCAAGTTCAGAAAGAAAACGCTGTCCAATACGTTGATAATGATGTAAGGAACGAGGTAACAACAACCTCACGTATTGTGTCAGAGAGATTAGCGAGGAAAACATCAGAAAGATATACGTACCTAGTTGCTGCAATCATGTCCAGCTTTGGAATCACTTCCATGGCTGCTATGTCTGTTTATTATAGATTTTCTTTGCAAATGGAG GGTGGAGAAATTCCACTAGTGGAAATGTTCAGTACATTTGCTCTCTCTGTGGGTGCTGCA GTGGGAATGGAGTATTGGGCAAGGTGGGCTCACAGAGCGCTGTGGCATGCTTCATTGTGGCCTATGCACGAG TCCCATCACCGACCAAGGGAGGGTCCTTTTGAGCTCAACGATGTTTTCGCCATGATCAACTCGGTTCCAGCAATTGCTCTTATTTTTTACGGCTTCTCTAACCAGGGTTTGGTTCCAGGACTCTGTTTCGGCCTT CTTCATCACTCGGACAAATTTGATGGTGTGCCATATGGGTTATTCTTGGGCCCAAAG GAACTAGAAAAAGTTGGGGGAACAGAAGCGTTAGAAAAGGAAATTCAACGAAGGACTAACCAATCCAAAGTTTGA
- the LOC126709834 gene encoding protein SPIRAL1-like 5 yields MSRGGSYGGGQSSLGYLFGSDEQPSTASPPPRPVNPPPYGIDSTAPTTTTTEKPPDSRSPTEKQKVSNNYHRAQGQNSGNFITDRPSTKVKSVPGGDSSLGYLFGDK; encoded by the exons ATGAGTAGAGGCGGAAGCTATGGCGGCGGGCAGAGTTCCTTGGGCTACCTGTTTGGCTCTGATGAGCAACCAAGTACCGCTTCTCCTCCACCACGGCCAGTTAACCCTCCTCCATATGGTATTGATAGTACTGCTCCTACTACTACTACCACAGAGAAGCCTCCTGATAGTCGTTCTCCTACAGAGAAACAAAAAGTTTCAAACAACTATCACCGTGCTCAAGGCCAAAATTCAGGAAACTTCATAACT GATCGTCCATCAACAAAAGTGAAATCAGTTCCTGGAGGAGATTCATCTCTCGGTTACTTGTTTGGAGATAagtaa